In the Muricauda sp. MAR_2010_75 genome, one interval contains:
- a CDS encoding Gfo/Idh/MocA family oxidoreductase: MNNQPKPFYINRRNFLKGSTAALALSSFGAYGLDIMYSEKKWNVGLIGCGWYGKSDLLKLIQVANVEVVSLCDVDRNYLEETAKLVSERQKSGRKPRLYKDYRKMLAEKDLDIVLIGSPDHWHALQAIEAMESGAHLYLQKPISLDVLEGEAILATARRLGKKVQVGTQRRSTPHLVEGKKNIIEAGLLGNISHVDICCYYHMRWNANPPVQEVPDYFDYDLWSGPAPLRPFVGLPHRTWRAFMEYGNGIVGDMCVHMLDTVRWMLDLGWPKKVSSTGGIYVQKDSIANISDTQTAIFEFDGLNCIWQHRSWGTPPDPEYPWAFFIYGEKGTLKGSVHKYEFIPNDGGKIIKKEAVYERKQFPEDLKEKDIELHTAPATRAHMLDLLDSIENDTLPVADVEQGHISTASCIMANLAMDLERPLIYNPQQRIIVDDPEATALLKRQYRGAWQHPSETIL, from the coding sequence ATGAATAACCAACCCAAGCCATTTTACATAAATCGAAGAAACTTTTTAAAAGGATCCACCGCAGCCTTAGCCTTATCATCATTTGGTGCCTACGGGTTGGATATAATGTATTCGGAGAAAAAATGGAATGTTGGCCTTATCGGCTGTGGATGGTACGGCAAAAGTGATTTGTTAAAGCTGATTCAAGTGGCCAATGTGGAAGTGGTTTCCCTATGTGATGTGGACCGCAACTATTTGGAAGAAACCGCAAAACTCGTTTCTGAAAGACAGAAATCGGGCAGAAAACCGCGTTTGTATAAAGATTATCGCAAAATGTTGGCCGAAAAGGATTTGGACATTGTGCTGATTGGTTCTCCAGACCATTGGCACGCCCTTCAGGCCATTGAAGCCATGGAATCCGGGGCGCATTTGTATTTGCAAAAACCCATAAGTCTTGATGTTTTGGAGGGCGAAGCTATTTTGGCCACCGCCCGAAGATTGGGAAAAAAGGTCCAAGTGGGAACCCAGCGCAGAAGCACGCCACATTTGGTTGAAGGCAAAAAAAACATTATTGAGGCCGGACTATTGGGCAACATATCCCATGTGGACATTTGCTGCTATTACCACATGCGATGGAATGCCAATCCACCAGTTCAAGAAGTGCCAGATTATTTTGATTACGACCTTTGGTCCGGCCCCGCTCCTTTGAGACCTTTTGTGGGTCTGCCCCACCGAACCTGGCGTGCTTTTATGGAATACGGAAATGGAATTGTGGGCGATATGTGTGTTCACATGTTGGATACGGTGCGTTGGATGCTTGATCTAGGATGGCCCAAGAAAGTAAGCTCCACTGGGGGAATTTACGTGCAGAAGGATTCCATAGCCAATATTTCTGATACCCAAACCGCCATATTTGAATTTGATGGGCTCAATTGCATTTGGCAGCACCGCAGTTGGGGCACCCCACCCGATCCCGAATATCCATGGGCCTTTTTTATTTATGGGGAAAAGGGAACCTTGAAGGGAAGTGTACACAAATACGAGTTTATTCCAAATGATGGCGGCAAAATCATTAAAAAAGAGGCGGTTTACGAGCGTAAACAATTTCCAGAGGATTTAAAGGAAAAGGACATCGAACTGCATACCGCTCCGGCAACTCGGGCACACATGTTGGATTTATTGGATTCCATTGAAAACGACACACTGCCCGTGGCCGATGTGGAACAAGGCCATATTTCCACCGCAAGCTGTATCATGGCCAATCTTGCAATGGATTTGGAACGCCCCTTGATCTACAACCCTCAACAAAGAATCATTGTTGATGACCCCGAGGCAACAGCATTGTTAAAACGCCAATATCGGGGAGCGTGGCAGCATCCTTCGGAAACCATATTGTAA
- a CDS encoding primase-helicase family protein: MNQDIPYLRSGTSFYKIVRVPTISGHFNEQLVTWSEHAIKQDHGKDYLSKVPKYDGFTCIPNHIDFKREHHGFYNIYSPLSHTLEYKEIQNSLMFMEHIFGKQKELGLDFLQLLYKKPTQILPILCLVSTERNTGKSTFLKWLKEIFENNLTYLTNDSFGSQFNSDWANKLLICIDEVLFNKEELTERIKYLSTTNRNKLEAKGKDKREVEFFGKFILCSNNEDSFIKIDANETRFWVRKIAPLKKEQTDFLEMLIEEIPGFLHFLSQRKLVSKQKTRMWFTPAELYTPALKKLVNNNRNRVEKELASLLLSAMEKFEMESIDLCPIDALHMLNKTRVKTDLTQLRRLLKKDWKLDNQKNSNSYQKITIWANGEINTEDAKGRYFSINKDFLLKNFDEMMTD, from the coding sequence ATGAATCAGGACATACCATATTTGAGGTCTGGTACTTCATTCTATAAAATCGTTCGAGTGCCAACAATATCCGGCCATTTTAATGAGCAATTGGTTACTTGGAGCGAACATGCGATAAAACAGGATCATGGTAAGGATTATTTAAGCAAGGTGCCCAAATATGATGGTTTTACCTGTATTCCAAACCATATTGATTTTAAAAGGGAACACCATGGCTTTTATAACATCTATTCACCCCTATCACACACACTTGAGTACAAAGAAATTCAGAATTCCTTGATGTTTATGGAGCATATATTTGGAAAACAAAAGGAGCTAGGACTTGACTTTTTGCAATTACTATATAAAAAACCGACACAAATACTACCTATCCTTTGTTTGGTTTCAACAGAAAGAAATACTGGAAAAAGTACCTTCCTAAAATGGCTCAAAGAAATATTTGAGAATAACCTAACGTATTTGACCAATGATAGTTTCGGTAGTCAATTCAATTCAGATTGGGCGAACAAACTACTTATCTGCATTGATGAAGTGCTCTTTAATAAAGAGGAACTCACTGAACGAATCAAATACTTAAGCACAACCAATCGCAATAAGCTTGAAGCAAAAGGAAAGGATAAAAGAGAAGTTGAGTTTTTCGGAAAATTTATTCTATGTAGTAACAATGAAGACAGTTTCATAAAAATCGATGCAAATGAAACCAGGTTCTGGGTTCGAAAAATAGCCCCCTTAAAAAAAGAGCAGACCGATTTCTTAGAAATGCTCATAGAAGAAATACCAGGGTTCCTGCACTTCCTCTCCCAAAGAAAATTAGTCTCGAAACAAAAAACGCGTATGTGGTTTACACCAGCTGAGCTTTACACACCAGCCCTTAAAAAACTGGTCAACAACAACCGTAACCGCGTAGAAAAGGAATTGGCCAGCCTCTTATTGAGTGCCATGGAAAAATTTGAAATGGAAAGTATTGACCTCTGTCCCATCGATGCCCTGCACATGCTAAATAAAACCAGAGTTAAAACCGATTTAACCCAACTAAGGAGGTTATTAAAAAAAGATTGGAAGCTGGACAACCAGAAAAACTCGAATAGCTATCAAAAGATAACCATCTGGGCGAATGGTGAAATCAATACTGAGGATGCCAAAGGAAGGTATTTTTCCATTAATAAGGATTTTTTGCTGAAGAATTTTGATGAAATGATGACAGATTAG
- a CDS encoding M14 metallopeptidase family protein, with protein MIPKIVNLKTLLFSAAMFLALTSLAIAQSVPSPKEVYGFSVGDDYQLADYTQIEDYLTKLDNASSRVKKIEIGETVLGRKMYLLFISSEENLAQLDKWKDISTKLARVQVEDGEAAKLAQEGKAIVWIDGGMHSTELAHGQMTSELAYTLATSETPEMQKVRENVITLLMPVMNPDGLDIVVDWYRKNRDTPYETSRPPILYHYYMGHDNNRDWFMNTMPETYNVTKVLYNEWYPQIVYNHHQSSPSWTKISIPPYADPVNPKIHPAVTAGVSEVGSAMSKRFSLENMPGAIADNFYTMFWNGGGRTVPYYHNMIGILTETGHTSPTPRFYDPEKLPKTVAGGTPTDGTDIMYPDPWKGGESHFRDAVDYMLTATWAVLDLAADRKSNYLYNIYKMGASAIEKAKTEGPFAYVIGKDQWDSFEAVNLVNVLLQGGIEIEKATKDFTIGDTKHEKGSYVIYGGQAFRPYLLDLMEKQDYPTRFQYPGGPPDTPYDLAGWTLPLQMGVDVAKIKEPFDVSTEKVTGKVEYYEGGLNRNGSYGYALNVNTNASVAATNKILKAGGTAYKAMTEFKAGKVSFPAGSFVVTGDKALMESLADEYGLEFAGLMAKPEVQLTKLHLPKVGLYKSWVANMDEGWTRFVMDEYAFDTDTLHDADIKTVDLSKYDAIILPSQEAKSILHGHTPLEMPEKFTGGVGLDGSLALSNYVKQGGTLLAFDAASDFVIEQFGLPLKDAVEGVDSKDFFIPGSLIKTGIDTTNPLAFGMKDTVSVSFNKSRAFIIDKQSKEGEGGKEDIKDAPKPEVEVIATYAEKNLLMSGWAMGENKYIAKKPAMVKAKYGKGAVILFAFRPQFRAQPRGTYKLIFNAIYEGASE; from the coding sequence ATGATTCCAAAAATTGTAAACCTCAAAACGTTGCTGTTCTCCGCAGCGATGTTTTTGGCCCTCACCTCGTTGGCCATAGCGCAAAGTGTTCCATCTCCCAAGGAGGTGTACGGATTCAGTGTTGGCGACGATTACCAATTAGCAGATTACACTCAAATTGAAGATTATCTTACAAAACTCGACAATGCTTCCAGTCGTGTTAAAAAAATTGAGATTGGCGAAACGGTTCTGGGTCGCAAAATGTACCTACTGTTTATTTCTTCTGAGGAAAATTTGGCGCAATTGGATAAATGGAAAGACATCAGTACTAAATTGGCCAGAGTTCAAGTTGAAGATGGCGAAGCAGCCAAACTTGCTCAAGAGGGGAAAGCCATTGTTTGGATAGATGGTGGAATGCACTCCACCGAGTTGGCCCATGGCCAAATGACTTCAGAGCTGGCCTATACGCTGGCCACTTCGGAAACTCCAGAAATGCAAAAAGTGCGGGAAAATGTTATCACCCTTTTAATGCCCGTGATGAATCCTGATGGATTGGACATTGTGGTGGATTGGTATCGAAAAAACCGTGATACGCCTTATGAAACGTCAAGGCCTCCCATACTCTACCATTATTATATGGGACACGACAATAATCGGGATTGGTTTATGAACACCATGCCAGAAACCTATAATGTCACCAAAGTCTTGTACAACGAATGGTATCCACAGATTGTGTACAACCATCACCAATCATCACCTTCCTGGACCAAGATTTCCATTCCTCCGTATGCGGATCCGGTCAACCCGAAGATTCATCCAGCCGTAACCGCAGGAGTTAGTGAAGTAGGTTCGGCCATGTCCAAACGCTTTTCGTTGGAAAATATGCCGGGAGCCATTGCCGATAACTTCTATACCATGTTCTGGAATGGTGGAGGTAGAACCGTGCCCTACTATCACAATATGATCGGCATCCTTACCGAAACGGGCCACACCTCCCCAACCCCTAGATTCTACGATCCTGAAAAACTTCCAAAAACCGTGGCTGGAGGTACGCCTACCGATGGAACCGACATCATGTACCCCGACCCCTGGAAAGGGGGCGAATCCCATTTTAGGGATGCGGTGGATTATATGCTCACAGCAACTTGGGCCGTTTTGGATTTGGCAGCGGACAGAAAGAGCAATTACCTCTATAATATTTACAAAATGGGAGCTTCGGCCATTGAAAAAGCCAAGACCGAAGGTCCTTTTGCCTACGTGATAGGCAAAGACCAGTGGGATTCTTTTGAAGCTGTCAATTTGGTAAACGTGTTGTTGCAAGGCGGAATTGAAATTGAAAAGGCAACAAAGGATTTTACCATTGGCGACACTAAACACGAAAAAGGCTCCTATGTGATTTATGGCGGTCAGGCATTTCGACCTTATTTGTTGGACTTGATGGAAAAGCAGGACTATCCAACCCGTTTCCAATACCCAGGCGGGCCTCCGGACACCCCTTATGATTTAGCGGGATGGACTTTACCCTTGCAAATGGGTGTGGATGTTGCTAAAATTAAAGAGCCTTTTGATGTCTCAACAGAAAAGGTTACTGGAAAAGTTGAATATTATGAAGGAGGCCTCAACCGCAACGGCTCATATGGATACGCGCTGAATGTAAATACCAATGCCTCAGTTGCCGCTACCAACAAAATTTTAAAAGCCGGAGGTACGGCTTATAAAGCCATGACCGAATTCAAAGCGGGAAAAGTTTCTTTTCCTGCGGGATCATTTGTGGTTACTGGAGATAAGGCCTTGATGGAGTCTCTAGCGGATGAATATGGTTTGGAATTTGCTGGTTTGATGGCCAAACCAGAGGTTCAGTTGACCAAGCTTCATTTACCCAAAGTGGGGCTCTATAAATCTTGGGTGGCCAATATGGATGAGGGTTGGACCCGCTTCGTGATGGATGAGTATGCGTTTGATACCGATACCCTTCACGATGCGGACATTAAAACGGTGGATTTGTCCAAGTATGATGCCATTATCTTGCCATCCCAAGAAGCAAAATCCATTTTGCATGGACATACGCCCTTGGAAATGCCCGAAAAATTTACAGGAGGTGTTGGATTGGACGGTTCTCTAGCCCTGAGCAATTACGTAAAGCAAGGAGGGACTTTGCTGGCCTTTGATGCCGCCAGCGATTTTGTCATAGAACAGTTTGGCCTTCCATTAAAAGATGCTGTTGAAGGGGTGGATAGCAAAGATTTCTTCATTCCAGGCTCTTTGATCAAAACCGGAATTGACACTACCAACCCATTGGCCTTTGGTATGAAAGATACCGTATCCGTATCCTTTAACAAGAGCAGGGCTTTCATCATAGATAAGCAGAGCAAGGAAGGTGAAGGCGGTAAAGAAGATATTAAAGATGCACCTAAACCCGAAGTTGAGGTCATTGCCACCTATGCGGAAAAGAACCTTTTGATGAGCGGTTGGGCTATGGGTGAAAACAAGTATATCGCCAAAAAGCCTGCAATGGTCAAAGCGAAATACGGCAAAGGGGCCGTAATACTGTTTGCTTTTAGACCGCAGTTCCGTGCGCAACCCCGAGGAACTTATAAGTTGATTTTTAATGCGATTTACGAAGGGGCTTCGGAATAA
- a CDS encoding site-specific integrase: MQLTFTIRKDKQNKDGTLPIRAVVTFNGERFRKNINGVKVLPKHWKKERIRPNSKGEPYNYHIEYNQILDDFSDKVHSIFRYFHLNQRNPSKDLFEQKLNDKTFGENSLAPQFFESFSEFIESGRTTKALGTIKKYKTVKGFLRQFQTYTSYPLHFDTINMEFYEKFRDYCFEERDTLNNYFGKLVAIVKTFMNWSFERGYHQNLEFKKFKRTEDRIEVIYLTQEELMRLYNFKFHSKKLDMIRDFYCFGCFTGLRYSDIKHLSSSNIYDNHIKINVVKTRKIDQTIPLNIYAKAILEKYKDSIYEPLPAYSNQKVNEHIKTCCKRANIITPTTTTRYIGQKRVDITLPKYKLITSHTARKTFITLSLMLGMKEAVIKEISNHSDERSFKRYVDVSESFKQKEMENTWNKISATLN; the protein is encoded by the coding sequence ATGCAATTAACTTTTACTATTAGAAAAGACAAGCAGAATAAGGATGGAACTCTACCAATTAGGGCGGTGGTCACTTTTAATGGGGAACGGTTTCGGAAAAATATCAACGGTGTTAAAGTACTGCCTAAACATTGGAAAAAGGAACGAATCCGGCCCAACTCAAAAGGAGAACCATACAACTATCACATTGAGTACAATCAAATATTGGATGACTTTTCAGATAAGGTTCATTCTATATTCCGGTATTTTCACTTAAACCAAAGGAATCCTTCAAAAGATCTTTTTGAGCAGAAGCTTAATGATAAGACATTTGGTGAAAATTCGCTTGCCCCACAATTCTTTGAAAGCTTTTCGGAATTTATTGAGTCCGGAAGGACGACAAAAGCTCTTGGGACTATCAAAAAGTATAAGACAGTAAAAGGATTTTTAAGGCAGTTCCAGACTTATACCTCATATCCACTCCATTTTGATACTATAAATATGGAGTTCTATGAAAAATTCCGGGACTACTGCTTTGAAGAACGGGACACACTGAACAACTACTTTGGAAAACTTGTCGCCATTGTTAAAACCTTTATGAATTGGTCTTTTGAAAGAGGTTACCATCAAAATCTAGAATTCAAGAAATTCAAAAGAACCGAAGACCGTATTGAGGTGATTTATTTGACCCAAGAAGAATTGATGCGCCTTTACAACTTTAAATTCCATTCCAAAAAACTTGATATGATCCGGGACTTTTATTGTTTTGGCTGCTTCACAGGACTTAGATACAGCGACATTAAACATTTATCATCCTCGAACATCTATGATAACCACATCAAAATTAACGTGGTTAAAACACGTAAAATCGACCAGACAATTCCTTTGAACATTTATGCAAAGGCCATACTAGAAAAGTACAAAGACTCCATATATGAGCCTCTTCCGGCTTATTCCAATCAAAAGGTCAACGAACATATTAAGACATGTTGCAAGAGAGCCAATATAATTACACCTACAACGACCACCAGGTACATAGGTCAAAAAAGAGTCGATATTACATTGCCCAAATACAAATTGATTACAAGTCATACAGCAAGAAAAACCTTCATTACCCTTAGCCTAATGCTCGGCATGAAGGAAGCTGTTATAAAAGAAATCTCTAACCACAGCGATGAACGTTCATTTAAGCGCTACGTTGATGTTTCCGAAAGTTTTAAACAGAAGGAAATGGAGAATACTTGGAATAAAATAAGTGCCACCTTAAACTAA
- a CDS encoding toprim domain-containing protein, with amino-acid sequence MKEKRITCEKARNVCIVQTLATLGHFPSKQSEKEAWFPSPFRSETQASFKVSKTLNRWYDHGEGIGGNVIDLICKLKQISVKETLEFFSDNHCSFSFQQQPVIKGSPKLEITQVLPIRHPALFDYLTERKIPPTLAHGYLKQVHFILNSKKYFALGLQNDKGGWELRNKFQKLCCSPKATTLIGNKKQNVTVVEGLFDFLSLLVIRPKWFVDSDMLVLNSLAFAPKISPIIEKYDGIYLALDNDEAGEKWTQFLTRTYPRAVDKRKCFAGFKDINEKLIADAQRYYP; translated from the coding sequence ATGAAAGAAAAAAGAATAACCTGTGAAAAAGCCCGCAACGTTTGCATCGTCCAAACGCTCGCAACGTTGGGGCACTTTCCCAGTAAACAATCGGAAAAAGAAGCTTGGTTTCCAAGTCCGTTCCGGTCGGAAACCCAAGCCTCTTTTAAGGTGTCCAAAACCCTCAACCGATGGTACGACCACGGTGAAGGTATCGGGGGCAATGTAATCGACCTGATCTGCAAATTGAAACAGATTTCCGTAAAGGAGACTCTGGAATTTTTTAGCGACAATCATTGTTCTTTTTCCTTTCAACAGCAACCCGTTATAAAGGGATCCCCGAAGCTTGAAATAACCCAAGTGCTTCCGATTCGGCATCCGGCCCTATTTGATTATCTCACAGAAAGGAAAATACCCCCTACCCTTGCTCATGGATATTTGAAACAAGTCCATTTTATCCTGAACTCCAAAAAATATTTCGCACTTGGTTTACAGAACGATAAGGGTGGATGGGAACTTCGGAACAAATTCCAAAAACTCTGTTGCTCCCCAAAGGCTACCACCCTTATTGGTAACAAAAAACAAAACGTTACCGTTGTCGAGGGCTTGTTCGATTTTCTGTCCCTATTGGTCATTCGACCTAAATGGTTTGTGGATTCGGATATGTTGGTTCTAAACTCATTGGCTTTTGCACCCAAAATTAGCCCCATTATAGAAAAATATGATGGTATTTATCTTGCCCTGGACAATGATGAAGCCGGCGAGAAATGGACACAATTTCTTACAAGGACATATCCAAGGGCCGTGGATAAAAGAAAATGCTTTGCCGGTTTCAAGGATATAAACGAAAAATTGATAGCCGATGCCCAGCGATACTATCCATAA
- the mbpA gene encoding mobilization protein MbpA: protein MPSDTIHKKYNPVELSELVALDASGKPKRNSDKNSRCVSVDTISPAPDGRREKKKCFKGKKELVKFRCTTYEKKLLMAKAKLCGLTLSEFLRRAAMEQTTVERLSDEEIEIYQMLAKYHNNFKSIGNMFRKKSPKLTEMVYDTAKQIKEHLKKFGK, encoded by the coding sequence ATGCCCAGCGATACTATCCATAAAAAATATAACCCCGTCGAACTTTCCGAGTTGGTTGCTCTTGATGCATCCGGAAAACCAAAACGTAATTCTGATAAGAATTCGAGATGTGTGTCTGTGGACACAATCTCGCCCGCTCCCGATGGTCGCCGGGAAAAAAAGAAGTGTTTTAAGGGGAAAAAAGAATTGGTAAAATTCCGCTGTACCACCTACGAGAAAAAACTATTGATGGCAAAGGCGAAGCTATGTGGGCTGACATTAAGTGAATTCCTAAGGAGAGCGGCCATGGAACAAACCACCGTGGAACGATTGTCAGACGAGGAAATCGAAATTTATCAAATGCTGGCCAAGTACCACAACAACTTTAAATCGATTGGGAACATGTTCCGGAAAAAGAGTCCGAAACTGACCGAAATGGTCTACGATACTGCCAAGCAAATCAAGGAACATCTAAAAAAGTTTGGCAAGTGA
- a CDS encoding DUF6730 family protein, with amino-acid sequence MNKLETITQLLVNELTDFDKNVQQLSDQMERAESLRIKFDLSPIKGLISQLEELGRHETERREQYLDRLERNLEQAKIYPKWAVITFMVTWTFALGAIFYIYLQASNLEQNKRDAYQLGIQENQQFLIKFFDDNPKIRKEYEKWMKNN; translated from the coding sequence ATGAACAAACTTGAAACCATCACACAACTATTGGTAAACGAGCTGACCGACTTTGATAAGAACGTACAACAATTAAGCGACCAAATGGAAAGGGCCGAATCTCTTCGGATAAAATTCGATTTATCACCAATTAAGGGTTTAATCTCACAATTGGAAGAACTTGGCAGGCATGAAACAGAAAGACGAGAACAGTATCTAGACCGGTTGGAACGAAACCTAGAACAAGCTAAAATCTATCCGAAATGGGCAGTGATTACCTTTATGGTCACTTGGACATTTGCTCTGGGGGCTATCTTTTACATCTATCTACAAGCCTCTAATTTGGAGCAAAATAAGAGGGATGCTTACCAATTGGGTATTCAGGAAAATCAGCAATTCCTTATTAAATTTTTTGACGATAACCCAAAGATTAGAAAAGAATACGAAAAATGGATGAAAAATAACTAA
- a CDS encoding relaxase/mobilization nuclease domain-containing protein: MIGKGKSISHTRASMGYGWNQEKNAEVVFRQHLVGENPREVTEEFQRIQEMNHVCERNTLSFVLSPTINDGQRLKKKDLERIARAFMERMKLGERQAIAFVHRDKEHTHIHLYVNRIDFKGEAYNDSFVGKRSQKAAEKVAQTMQLTTVRQVQMEREFNTLELRNEIKRRHELTLKYQKPENYQQYMEGLKANGVEVKPSINRQGQLQGFRFEFQWHSFKGSEINRNMSMAGIGRELTRYNAPQKIVSPNNTIKLFDKVVPVPEKLLASLVKRAIKKSIDIGMGI, encoded by the coding sequence GTGATAGGCAAGGGCAAATCAATTTCCCATACCCGGGCCTCCATGGGATATGGTTGGAACCAGGAGAAAAATGCCGAAGTAGTTTTTCGGCAACACTTGGTGGGTGAAAACCCCAGAGAAGTAACCGAAGAGTTCCAACGAATACAAGAAATGAACCATGTCTGTGAACGCAATACCCTTTCCTTTGTGTTGAGCCCGACCATAAATGATGGCCAACGATTAAAGAAGAAGGATCTGGAAAGGATTGCCAGGGCATTCATGGAAAGAATGAAGCTCGGGGAACGACAGGCCATTGCCTTTGTGCACCGTGACAAGGAACACACCCACATCCATTTGTACGTCAACCGTATCGACTTCAAAGGAGAAGCATACAATGATAGCTTTGTTGGCAAACGCAGTCAGAAAGCCGCCGAAAAAGTAGCGCAGACCATGCAATTGACCACCGTAAGGCAAGTGCAAATGGAGCGCGAATTTAATACCCTAGAACTTCGCAATGAAATCAAACGAAGGCACGAACTGACCTTGAAATATCAAAAACCTGAAAACTACCAACAATATATGGAAGGTCTGAAGGCCAATGGTGTCGAGGTCAAACCGAGTATCAATAGACAGGGGCAGCTCCAAGGCTTTCGGTTCGAATTCCAATGGCATAGCTTTAAAGGCAGTGAAATCAACCGGAATATGTCCATGGCCGGTATTGGTAGGGAATTGACACGGTACAACGCCCCTCAGAAAATCGTTTCTCCAAATAATACCATCAAGCTTTTCGACAAAGTGGTGCCGGTTCCTGAAAAACTCTTGGCATCCTTGGTTAAAAGGGCAATCAAAAAATCCATCGACATTGGAATGGGCATTTAA
- a CDS encoding helix-turn-helix domain-containing protein, protein MSNPILYGFTKKDLENTIELVIKRLQKTSLVSESPLLSEEDRLTQKEAAHFLGKSEQCLIKWKKQNKIPYYQIGDSPFYSKKELLEYAKRNPHLRRPTSK, encoded by the coding sequence ATGTCAAACCCTATTCTATATGGTTTTACCAAGAAAGACTTGGAAAACACCATTGAGCTTGTTATAAAAAGACTCCAAAAAACATCCCTTGTATCGGAATCACCGCTTCTTTCAGAAGAAGACCGGTTAACCCAAAAAGAAGCTGCCCATTTTCTTGGCAAATCTGAACAATGCCTAATCAAGTGGAAAAAGCAAAACAAAATTCCCTATTACCAAATTGGTGATTCGCCCTTTTATTCCAAAAAAGAGCTTTTGGAATACGCCAAAAGAAACCCACACCTGAGAAGGCCAACATCTAAATAA
- a CDS encoding AraC family transcriptional regulator, translating into MKEGGKLDFKKNRVYFIPPLLFWILVFFIQRFQTLEICDSIITAAYFIYSYLYFKERVKLKTATELESQKLTIRWIRIVLFTLIGITVIDVVELVVRLIDGMRPINYYIFYVELLGFLFVLYYYIFFGATQSSHFMGFKELFSNDGQRPKYASVEMSSDESIALFNEIDALLSNQKLYLKNIKIAELAGILKIPVNKVSRSINENYGESFSDLVNTKRVDHAKKLLSDPKNNDKLLAIALDSGFNNKVSFYKNFKRLVGVSPSEFRDRALLQRKMDPSD; encoded by the coding sequence TTGAAAGAGGGTGGAAAGTTAGATTTCAAAAAAAATCGAGTTTATTTTATTCCTCCATTACTTTTTTGGATTTTGGTTTTCTTTATCCAGCGGTTTCAGACACTCGAAATCTGCGATTCCATTATTACAGCGGCCTATTTCATTTATTCCTATTTGTACTTCAAAGAGAGGGTCAAACTGAAAACAGCTACCGAACTAGAAAGTCAAAAGTTGACCATTCGGTGGATTCGAATTGTACTTTTCACATTGATAGGAATAACTGTCATAGATGTCGTTGAACTTGTGGTTCGATTGATCGATGGGATGCGCCCCATAAATTACTACATATTCTATGTAGAGCTATTGGGGTTTCTTTTTGTGTTGTACTATTATATTTTTTTTGGAGCAACACAATCCTCCCATTTTATGGGCTTCAAGGAGCTATTTTCCAACGATGGGCAAAGGCCAAAATATGCGTCCGTAGAAATGAGTTCTGATGAATCTATTGCGCTCTTCAATGAAATAGATGCACTGCTTTCCAACCAAAAGCTATATTTAAAGAACATTAAAATAGCAGAACTGGCCGGAATACTGAAAATTCCGGTAAACAAGGTCTCCAGGTCCATTAATGAAAACTATGGAGAAAGCTTCTCTGATTTGGTTAACACAAAAAGAGTGGACCATGCGAAGAAACTGTTATCAGATCCCAAAAATAATGATAAGCTCTTGGCCATTGCCCTTGATTCTGGCTTCAACAATAAGGTTTCGTTTTACAAAAATTTTAAACGTCTGGTGGGTGTATCGCCTTCGGAGTTTCGAGACCGAGCATTGCTCCAGAGAAAAATGGACCCTTCTGATTAG